From the genome of Bordetella sp. H567, one region includes:
- a CDS encoding ABC transporter permease, with protein MRNSSVSTRGADAPDWKARLLGEGLIVALLAGWWLTARGLPAFVLPGPLAVGRRLLDLFIDPAFLGHTAISTLRVVVSVLLASLIGSALAFLSHGVPACAAIVQERIKPVLNSFPSIGWAILAAIWFDAGDFSVIFVEVAILIPFCLVNVSEGLRAIDRELLEMGRSFTRRAARVWWRITLPLLVPYLLSAIRIAYGIGWKIALVSELVGAPSGLGYLMLRAQTTADSVTFLATCFAIVLLFVAGERLVIVPLERRFAAR; from the coding sequence ATGCGCAATAGTTCCGTATCGACGCGTGGCGCCGACGCGCCCGACTGGAAGGCCCGCCTGCTGGGGGAGGGCCTGATCGTGGCCTTGCTGGCCGGCTGGTGGCTGACGGCGCGCGGCCTGCCGGCATTCGTGCTGCCCGGGCCGTTGGCGGTGGGCCGGCGGCTGCTGGACCTGTTCATCGATCCGGCTTTCCTGGGGCATACCGCGATCTCGACGCTGCGCGTGGTCGTTTCCGTGTTGCTGGCAAGCCTGATCGGCAGCGCGCTTGCCTTCCTGTCCCACGGCGTGCCGGCCTGCGCGGCCATCGTGCAGGAACGAATCAAGCCGGTGCTGAATTCCTTTCCTTCCATCGGCTGGGCGATCCTGGCGGCCATCTGGTTCGACGCGGGCGATTTCAGCGTCATCTTCGTCGAAGTGGCCATCCTGATCCCCTTTTGCCTGGTCAACGTGAGCGAAGGCCTGCGGGCGATAGACCGGGAGCTGCTGGAGATGGGACGCAGCTTCACCCGCCGCGCCGCGAGGGTGTGGTGGCGGATTACCTTGCCGCTGCTGGTGCCGTACCTGCTGTCGGCCATTCGCATCGCCTACGGCATCGGCTGGAAGATCGCGCTGGTGTCGGAGCTGGTGGGCGCGCCCAGCGGGCTGGGTTACCTGATGCTGCGGGCGCAGACCACGGCCGACAGCGTGACTTTTCTGGCGACCTGTTTCGCCATCGTGCTGCTTTTCGTCGCGGGGGAACGGCTGGTGATCGTGCCGCTGGAACGCCGCTTTGCCGCGCGATGA
- a CDS encoding DUF5621 domain-containing protein, whose amino-acid sequence MAVFTVFNHGTRASRDGEGEIVAEFGRLAAGNEYTDYLICDGPGSDPKTGVTPGQFNPYTRDKQAKAIFGNKELGNTRINCALTGALTGAGWDDNVIHAVATIAGLDRLPDTVNMLGWSRGAVTCTKLAVKLREFFPQIAVNIFAVDPVAGIGNGGDIDTSTIPGNVRNYCAVLSMHETRRFFAPQDAQRVAFTDPGTNAIFIPFPGNHAGQAKLDRNVMKNLGEAAEMAWFLAWRFLDTLGTRFKSVPTPRYDGLEQCNLYARMKIKMPDYRQTGPGFGSSLFMGGASTRDFVAKHIDHYVAHANFFINEHHRRIFRSTLPYLYSWIFEGRDVDRAAVIRDFDKTRFYTGLRRTLVDIGFQAGDPAGVGVTIPPGGSGRQPIWIDRQQVRADMSRMGFHP is encoded by the coding sequence ATGGCAGTATTTACGGTTTTCAACCACGGCACACGTGCCAGCCGCGATGGGGAAGGCGAGATCGTGGCGGAATTCGGCCGCCTGGCCGCGGGCAACGAATACACCGATTACCTGATATGCGATGGCCCCGGCAGCGATCCGAAAACAGGCGTGACGCCCGGACAATTCAATCCCTACACCCGCGACAAGCAGGCAAAGGCCATCTTCGGCAACAAGGAACTGGGCAATACGCGCATCAATTGCGCGTTGACCGGGGCGCTCACCGGTGCGGGATGGGACGACAATGTCATCCACGCCGTGGCGACGATCGCCGGACTGGACCGGCTGCCGGATACGGTCAACATGCTGGGCTGGAGCCGCGGCGCGGTCACCTGCACGAAACTGGCCGTCAAGCTGCGCGAGTTTTTCCCGCAGATCGCCGTCAACATCTTCGCGGTGGACCCGGTTGCCGGCATCGGCAACGGCGGCGATATCGACACCAGCACGATTCCCGGCAACGTCAGGAATTATTGCGCCGTCCTCTCCATGCACGAGACCCGGCGTTTCTTCGCGCCGCAGGATGCCCAGCGTGTCGCGTTCACGGATCCGGGAACGAATGCGATATTCATACCGTTTCCTGGCAATCACGCGGGCCAGGCGAAGCTCGACAGGAACGTGATGAAGAATCTTGGCGAGGCGGCGGAAATGGCATGGTTCCTGGCCTGGAGATTCCTGGATACCCTGGGTACCCGGTTCAAGTCCGTGCCCACGCCACGCTACGACGGCCTGGAGCAATGCAATCTGTACGCCAGAATGAAGATCAAAATGCCGGACTACCGGCAAACCGGCCCTGGCTTTGGTTCATCGCTGTTCATGGGCGGCGCATCCACGCGCGACTTCGTCGCCAAGCATATCGACCACTATGTGGCGCACGCGAATTTCTTCATCAACGAGCACCATCGCCGCATCTTTCGGAGCACGCTGCCTTATCTGTACAGCTGGATTTTCGAAGGGCGCGACGTTGACCGCGCCGCGGTGATCCGGGATTTCGACAAGACCAGGTTCTATACGGGGCTGCGCCGCACATTGGTGGATATCGGCTTTCAGGCCGGCGACCCGGCCGGGGTTGGCGTAACGATACCGCCTGGCGGCTCGGGCAGGCAGCCCATATGGATCGACCGGCAGCAGGTCCGGGCGGATATGTCCAGGATGGGTTTTCACCCCTGA
- a CDS encoding ABC transporter permease, which yields MSSTISARGPAPACGPRRRWAPHLFTLAFLAAWEGASWLLPSFLLPGPGEVALGLSRFLANPHQLWHLAVSIGHVLGAIALSFVIGALLALLPYYFPIWRFAIQHRLAPLLNAFPGVGWTLLAVMWFGINSGAVVFAISAVLTPFALVNLWAGLNNMDGELLEMSRSYSRARWRQFRHVVVPLLYPFVFATLRIMFGVAWKVTLTAELFGGNSGLGYVINMARQDFDTTTIFVAIVLIVLFVYGTDRLVFAPLQNRLSRQYAQ from the coding sequence ATGTCGTCCACGATCAGCGCGCGCGGTCCGGCGCCGGCATGCGGGCCGCGGCGGCGCTGGGCCCCGCACCTGTTCACGCTGGCTTTCCTGGCGGCCTGGGAAGGCGCATCGTGGCTGCTACCGTCCTTCCTGCTGCCGGGTCCGGGCGAAGTCGCGCTGGGCCTGTCCCGCTTCCTGGCCAACCCGCACCAGCTGTGGCATCTGGCGGTGTCCATCGGCCACGTGCTGGGCGCGATCGCGCTGTCCTTCGTCATCGGCGCGCTGCTGGCGCTGCTGCCGTATTACTTTCCGATCTGGCGCTTCGCCATCCAGCATCGGCTCGCGCCTTTGCTGAACGCCTTTCCGGGCGTGGGCTGGACGCTGCTGGCGGTGATGTGGTTCGGCATCAATTCCGGCGCGGTGGTCTTCGCCATCAGCGCCGTGCTGACGCCGTTCGCGCTGGTGAACCTGTGGGCCGGCCTGAACAATATGGACGGCGAGCTGCTGGAGATGTCGCGCAGCTACAGCCGTGCCCGCTGGCGCCAGTTCCGCCATGTGGTCGTGCCGCTGCTCTACCCCTTTGTCTTCGCCACGCTGCGCATCATGTTCGGCGTGGCCTGGAAAGTGACCTTGACCGCCGAGCTGTTCGGCGGCAATTCCGGCCTGGGCTATGTGATCAACATGGCGCGGCAGGATTTCGACACGACCACCATCTTCGTCGCCATCGTGCTGATCGTGCTGTTCGTCTACGGCACCGACCGGCTGGTATTCGCGCCCCTGCAAAACCGCTTGTCCCGACAGTATGCGCAATAG
- a CDS encoding UvrD-helicase domain-containing protein — protein sequence MSESLPAGLNPAQREAVLYLGGPCLVLAGAGSGKTRVITQKIAYLLRECGYMGRNIVALTFTNKAAREMDERVKTLVDRKLAKGLTISTFHALGVRFLREEARHAGLKPQFSILDADDAMGIIQELLATTDRGWLRTVQTTISLWKNALLDPDAAAAQATTKADVEAARVYRSYAATLAAYQAVDFDDLIRIPALLLEHNEEVRTRWQNRVRYLLVDEYQDTNVCQYRLVQLLSGDRAMFTAVGDDDQAIYAWRGATIENLAKLTTDYPSLKLIKLEQNYRSVQRILAAANKVIEKNPKLFEKKLWSDLGVGEPIVITPMDSEEAEAEAIAMRISAARFERQGHWKDYAILYRGNHQARILEQALRNLKIPYTISGGQSFFDKAEVRDVLAYLRLIANDQDDPAFIRAATTPKRGIGQGTLQTLGQYAAERQIPLFAAVFEHGVDTLLQQRQLEALRTFAEFIQRMQWRAGRGAPDSTKPLSAEPAGVLLDDLLGAIQYERHLYDMFDEKPAQTRWQNVLELTGWLKRKAEEDGMTLFELVQHVALVTMLERGEEEEPDAVKLSTLHASKGLEYPHVYMAGVEEGLLPHLGKDEEEGDPARAAESLATRIEEERRLMYVGITRAQRSLNLSWCKKRRRAREDLVREPSRFIEEMGLGDARFPEDEATRALSPKERLGMLKALLNKGGPGT from the coding sequence ATGTCCGAGTCCCTACCCGCCGGGCTGAATCCCGCGCAACGCGAAGCCGTCCTGTACCTGGGCGGTCCCTGCCTGGTATTGGCGGGCGCCGGCAGCGGCAAGACGCGGGTCATCACGCAGAAGATCGCCTATCTGCTGCGCGAATGTGGATACATGGGCCGCAATATCGTCGCGCTCACCTTCACCAACAAGGCCGCGCGCGAGATGGACGAACGCGTCAAGACCCTGGTCGACCGCAAGCTTGCCAAGGGCTTGACCATCAGCACCTTTCACGCGCTGGGCGTACGCTTCCTGCGCGAGGAGGCGCGGCACGCCGGCCTGAAACCGCAGTTCTCCATCCTGGATGCCGATGACGCGATGGGCATCATCCAGGAACTGTTGGCGACGACGGATCGCGGCTGGCTGCGCACCGTGCAGACGACGATATCGCTGTGGAAGAATGCGCTGCTGGACCCGGACGCCGCCGCGGCCCAGGCCACGACCAAGGCCGACGTGGAGGCCGCGCGCGTGTACCGCAGCTACGCGGCGACGCTGGCGGCCTATCAGGCGGTGGATTTCGACGACCTGATCCGCATCCCGGCGCTGCTGCTGGAGCACAACGAAGAGGTTCGCACTCGCTGGCAGAACCGCGTGCGCTATCTGCTGGTGGACGAATACCAGGACACCAATGTCTGTCAGTACCGGCTGGTGCAGCTGTTGAGCGGCGATCGCGCCATGTTCACGGCGGTGGGCGACGACGACCAGGCCATTTACGCCTGGCGCGGCGCGACCATCGAGAACCTGGCCAAGCTGACGACGGACTATCCCAGCCTGAAGCTGATCAAGCTGGAGCAGAACTACCGGTCCGTGCAGCGCATCCTGGCCGCCGCCAACAAGGTCATCGAAAAAAACCCCAAGCTGTTCGAAAAAAAGCTGTGGTCCGACCTGGGCGTGGGCGAACCCATCGTGATCACGCCCATGGATAGCGAAGAGGCCGAAGCGGAAGCGATCGCGATGCGGATTTCCGCCGCCCGGTTCGAAAGGCAAGGGCACTGGAAGGACTACGCCATCCTCTATCGCGGCAATCACCAGGCGCGGATACTGGAGCAGGCGCTGCGCAATCTGAAGATCCCGTACACCATCTCGGGCGGGCAGAGCTTCTTCGACAAGGCCGAAGTGCGCGACGTGCTGGCGTATCTGCGACTGATCGCCAATGACCAGGACGATCCGGCCTTTATTCGTGCCGCGACCACGCCCAAGCGCGGCATCGGGCAGGGAACCTTGCAGACCTTGGGGCAGTATGCCGCCGAGCGGCAGATACCGCTGTTCGCCGCGGTCTTCGAGCACGGCGTGGACACGCTGCTGCAACAGCGCCAGCTGGAAGCGCTGCGCACGTTCGCCGAGTTTATCCAGCGCATGCAGTGGCGCGCCGGACGTGGCGCGCCGGACAGCACCAAGCCCCTGTCCGCCGAACCGGCCGGCGTCCTGCTGGATGACCTGCTCGGTGCGATCCAGTACGAACGCCATCTGTACGATATGTTCGACGAAAAACCGGCGCAGACGCGCTGGCAGAACGTGCTGGAACTGACCGGCTGGCTCAAGCGCAAGGCGGAAGAGGACGGCATGACGCTGTTCGAGCTGGTGCAGCACGTGGCGCTCGTGACCATGCTGGAACGCGGCGAGGAAGAAGAACCCGACGCGGTCAAGCTGTCCACGCTGCACGCCTCCAAGGGCCTGGAGTATCCGCACGTCTACATGGCTGGGGTGGAAGAAGGGCTGCTGCCGCACCTGGGCAAGGACGAAGAAGAAGGCGACCCGGCGCGTGCCGCCGAATCGCTGGCCACCCGCATCGAGGAAGAGCGTCGGCTGATGTACGTGGGCATCACACGCGCCCAGCGCAGCCTGAATCTGAGCTGGTGCAAAAAGCGCCGGCGCGCGCGCGAGGACCTGGTGCGCGAACCGTCGCGCTTCATCGAGGAAATGGGCCTGGGGGACGCACGCTTTCCCGAGGATGAAGCCACGCGCGCCTTGAGCCCGAAAGAGCGGCTGGGGATGCTGAAAGCCCTGCTGAACAAGGGCGGTCCCGGCACATAA
- a CDS encoding primosomal protein N', with amino-acid sequence MTDTDVERLPGMAAQQGVVWLRVALDVPLPGPFDYRHAAPLAPGMRVIVPFGRRRLVGIVTDVPAAPSIDPVHIKPIDRVLDDLPPFTPDWLRLARFAAAYYHRPLGEVMLPALPPPLRKPSAYEGQRSGAGPVARLDAKHAKAQAKTATPPDAAATVADDTDLAPVEPVLNAEQEIAVAAIRALRGFKPVLLHGVTGSGKTEVYLRAARDVLAQGRQVLLMVPEINLTPQLEAVLRGRLDAVAGPGSLAVLHSGLSDGERLRAWVRAQRGEARVLLGTRMSIFAPLPELGLIVVDEEHDASYKQQDGLRYSARDLAIWRARDRDIPVLLGSATPSLETWQQAERGRYLRLTLSARAKASQPPAVRLVDTRRLAMKQGMSPQLIEAIGKRLERGEQSLVFLNRRGYAPVLHCASCAWVSQCPRCTAFTVLHRGPGPGGHILQCHHCGYQARVPRACPECGDQDLQPMGRGTQRVEEHLSQLFPQARILRIDADSTRRKGSAQSLFASVHAGEVDILVGTQMVAKGHDFARLGLVGVLNADAMLFAHDFRAPERLFAQLMQVAGRAGRHAEGGEVLVQTGYPEQPIYQALLRHDYAGFAGPALAERESTGLPPFAHQALLTAEARELAQALEFLQTARDLPDGEMAGSFPTADAVTRYDPVPLRVVRVANMERAQLLVESTSRPALQAFLSAWSAMLHELPAASRVRWQLEVDPLEI; translated from the coding sequence ATGACTGACACGGACGTCGAGCGCCTGCCCGGCATGGCCGCCCAACAAGGGGTTGTGTGGTTGCGGGTGGCCCTGGACGTGCCGTTGCCGGGCCCCTTCGACTACCGCCACGCCGCGCCGCTGGCGCCCGGCATGCGCGTCATCGTGCCTTTCGGCCGGCGCCGGCTGGTCGGTATCGTGACGGACGTGCCGGCGGCGCCGTCCATCGATCCTGTCCATATCAAGCCCATAGACCGCGTCCTGGACGACCTGCCGCCCTTCACGCCCGATTGGCTGCGGCTGGCACGTTTCGCCGCGGCCTATTACCACCGGCCACTGGGCGAGGTCATGCTGCCGGCGCTGCCGCCGCCCTTGCGCAAACCGTCGGCCTACGAAGGCCAGCGGTCCGGCGCCGGCCCGGTTGCTCGCCTGGATGCCAAGCATGCCAAGGCGCAGGCGAAGACCGCCACCCCGCCCGACGCGGCCGCCACCGTGGCGGACGATACCGACCTGGCCCCCGTCGAACCCGTCCTGAATGCGGAACAGGAAATCGCGGTTGCCGCCATCCGCGCCCTGCGTGGCTTCAAGCCCGTCCTGCTGCACGGCGTGACGGGCAGCGGCAAGACCGAGGTCTACCTGCGCGCCGCGCGGGACGTCCTGGCGCAAGGCCGCCAGGTCTTGTTGATGGTGCCGGAAATCAACCTGACGCCCCAGCTGGAAGCCGTGCTGCGCGGCCGGCTGGACGCGGTCGCGGGGCCGGGATCCCTGGCGGTGCTGCACAGCGGGCTGTCCGACGGCGAACGCCTGCGGGCCTGGGTGCGTGCCCAGCGCGGCGAGGCCCGGGTACTGCTGGGCACGCGTATGTCCATCTTCGCGCCGCTGCCGGAACTGGGCTTGATCGTCGTCGATGAAGAACATGACGCGTCATACAAGCAGCAGGACGGCCTGCGCTATTCGGCACGCGATCTCGCCATCTGGCGGGCGCGGGATCGCGACATTCCGGTGCTGCTGGGGTCGGCCACCCCTTCGCTGGAAACCTGGCAGCAGGCCGAGCGTGGCCGCTACCTGCGCCTGACCCTATCGGCGCGCGCCAAGGCCAGCCAGCCGCCCGCCGTGCGGCTGGTGGATACGCGGCGCCTGGCGATGAAGCAAGGCATGTCCCCGCAATTGATCGAGGCCATCGGCAAGCGGCTGGAGCGCGGCGAACAGTCGCTGGTATTCCTGAACCGGCGCGGCTATGCGCCCGTGCTGCACTGCGCATCCTGCGCCTGGGTCAGCCAATGTCCGCGGTGCACGGCCTTCACCGTGCTGCATCGCGGGCCCGGGCCCGGCGGCCATATCCTGCAATGCCATCACTGCGGCTACCAGGCGCGTGTGCCGCGCGCCTGCCCCGAGTGCGGCGACCAGGACCTGCAGCCCATGGGCCGTGGCACCCAGCGTGTCGAGGAACACCTTTCCCAGCTGTTTCCGCAAGCCCGCATCCTGCGCATCGATGCGGACAGCACGCGCCGCAAGGGCAGCGCGCAGAGCCTGTTCGCCAGCGTGCATGCCGGCGAAGTCGACATCCTGGTGGGCACGCAAATGGTGGCCAAGGGCCATGATTTCGCCAGGCTGGGGCTGGTCGGCGTGCTCAATGCCGACGCGATGCTGTTCGCGCATGATTTCCGCGCGCCCGAGCGGCTGTTCGCCCAGCTTATGCAGGTGGCCGGCCGCGCCGGCCGGCATGCGGAAGGCGGCGAAGTCCTGGTCCAGACGGGGTATCCGGAACAACCCATCTACCAGGCGTTGCTGCGCCACGACTACGCCGGCTTTGCCGGCCCCGCGCTGGCCGAACGCGAAAGCACGGGCCTGCCCCCATTCGCCCACCAGGCGCTGCTGACGGCCGAGGCCCGCGAACTGGCCCAGGCACTGGAGTTCCTGCAGACGGCGCGCGATCTGCCGGACGGCGAAATGGCAGGCAGCTTTCCCACGGCGGACGCCGTTACGCGCTACGATCCGGTTCCGTTGCGCGTGGTGCGGGTGGCCAATATGGAACGGGCGCAGCTGCTGGTGGAAAGTACCAGCCGGCCAGCCCTGCAGGCCTTCCTGTCCGCCTGGTCCGCCATGCTGCACGAGTTGCCTGCCGCTTCCCGCGTACGCTGGCAGCTAGAGGTCGACCCCCTGGAGATCTGA
- the hemE gene encoding uroporphyrinogen decarboxylase — protein MSAVALQNDVFLRALLRQPVPYTPVWLMRQAGRYLPEYNATRARAGSFLGLAQNPQYAAEVTLQPLARYPLDAAILFSDILTVPHAMGLGLDFRAGEGPHFERPVRTEADVDALVPPDLDRLRYVFDAVALIRRELGGRVPLIGFAGSPWTIACYMVEGKGSDDYRLIKGMMYGRPDLVHRILRVNAQATIDYLNAQIAAGAQAVMVFDSWGGVLADGLFQEYSLAYTRQVLAGLVREHDGRRVPAIVFTKGGGMWLEDIAGCGADAVGVDWTVNLQQARRRVADTVALQGNLDPMALFGGAPAVRAQARRVIDDFGMVGAGGHVFNLGHGISQFTPPDAVAELVDEVHAYSRAFHAPAA, from the coding sequence GTGTCAGCCGTTGCTTTGCAAAACGATGTATTCCTGCGCGCCTTGCTGCGCCAGCCGGTGCCTTACACCCCCGTGTGGCTGATGCGGCAAGCGGGACGCTATCTGCCTGAATACAATGCCACTCGCGCGCGCGCCGGGTCCTTCCTGGGCTTGGCGCAGAATCCCCAATACGCCGCCGAAGTCACCCTCCAGCCGCTGGCGCGGTATCCGCTGGATGCGGCCATCCTGTTCTCCGACATCCTGACGGTGCCCCACGCCATGGGCCTGGGCCTGGATTTTCGTGCCGGGGAAGGCCCCCATTTCGAGCGGCCGGTGCGTACCGAGGCCGACGTCGACGCCCTCGTCCCGCCAGACCTAGACCGCCTGCGCTACGTATTCGACGCCGTCGCCCTGATCCGCCGCGAACTGGGTGGGCGTGTGCCGCTCATCGGTTTTGCCGGCAGTCCATGGACGATCGCCTGTTACATGGTGGAAGGCAAGGGCAGCGACGATTACCGACTTATCAAGGGCATGATGTATGGGCGCCCGGATCTGGTCCATCGCATCCTGCGCGTGAACGCCCAGGCGACGATCGACTACCTGAATGCCCAGATCGCGGCGGGTGCCCAGGCGGTCATGGTGTTCGACAGCTGGGGCGGCGTGCTGGCCGATGGCCTGTTCCAGGAATATTCGCTGGCCTACACCCGACAGGTGCTGGCGGGGCTCGTCCGAGAGCACGACGGTCGCCGGGTGCCTGCCATCGTTTTCACCAAGGGTGGCGGGATGTGGCTGGAAGATATCGCCGGCTGTGGCGCGGACGCGGTGGGTGTGGACTGGACGGTCAACCTGCAACAGGCGCGCCGCCGGGTCGCCGATACGGTGGCGCTGCAGGGCAACCTGGATCCCATGGCGCTGTTTGGCGGCGCGCCCGCGGTGCGCGCCCAGGCGCGCCGCGTCATCGACGACTTCGGCATGGTCGGCGCGGGGGGCCATGTGTTCAACCTGGGCCATGGGATTTCCCAATTCACTCCGCCGGATGCCGTAGCCGAATTGGTTGACGAGGTGCATGCCTACAGCCGCGCGTTTCATGCGCCTGCCGCCTAG
- a CDS encoding ABC transporter ATP-binding protein, translating into MPIDVSATSATRDGAMQDPIIVFDRVDVTLGGQRIYDTLSFEVRRGEFLCILGPSGCGKSTSLRVMGGLLPISGGQVSVAGRPPSEAWQEIAFVFQSPRLVSWRNALDNILLAPELRFGKAGREERQGRRERAMDLLAMVGLAADAHKYPSALSGGERQRVAIARALAVDPQIIFMDEPFSALDPNTRQRMRAEIEQIWQRTGKTVVFVTHDIDEALQLADRIVLFSGKPTTVLETVAVDTPRPRRADHAVLAAHRDHLVGLFRAMASTPVDEPAAVS; encoded by the coding sequence GTGCCCATCGACGTCTCCGCCACCTCGGCCACCCGTGACGGGGCCATGCAGGACCCCATCATCGTGTTCGACCGCGTGGATGTCACGCTGGGCGGCCAGCGTATCTACGACACGCTGAGTTTCGAGGTCAGGCGCGGCGAATTCCTGTGCATCCTCGGCCCGTCGGGCTGCGGCAAGTCGACGTCGCTGCGCGTCATGGGCGGCCTGCTGCCGATTTCCGGCGGCCAGGTCAGCGTGGCCGGGCGCCCCCCCAGCGAGGCCTGGCAGGAAATCGCCTTCGTTTTCCAGTCGCCGCGGCTGGTGTCGTGGCGCAATGCGCTGGACAACATCCTGCTGGCGCCGGAACTGCGCTTCGGCAAGGCCGGCAGGGAAGAAAGGCAAGGCCGCCGCGAGCGCGCCATGGACCTGCTGGCCATGGTGGGCCTGGCGGCCGATGCGCACAAATATCCGTCGGCGCTTTCCGGCGGCGAACGCCAGCGCGTGGCGATCGCCCGCGCCCTGGCGGTGGATCCGCAAATTATCTTCATGGACGAGCCGTTTTCCGCGCTCGATCCCAATACCCGCCAGCGCATGCGCGCCGAGATCGAACAGATCTGGCAGCGCACCGGCAAGACCGTGGTGTTCGTCACGCACGACATCGACGAAGCCTTGCAACTGGCCGACCGCATCGTGCTGTTTTCCGGCAAACCGACCACCGTGCTGGAGACCGTGGCGGTCGATACCCCACGGCCGCGCCGCGCGGACCATGCCGTGCTCGCGGCCCATCGCGATCATCTGGTCGGCCTGTTCCGTGCGATGGCTTCGACGCCCGTCGACGAGCCGGCCGCGGTGTCCTAG
- a CDS encoding ABC transporter substrate-binding protein, translated as MHRRSVLKLAALPALYGIAAPVLAQQRPTITYAYLLDPAYDVVTWAMRNGKVPSSTIDVQARALAIPQLIQATSAKQYDVIMAAVVSLPAAVQRGLSVNILATSLRAAPAGEGAGVWVPRDSALKTPQDLKGKTLGSYGLRSTGYTQIRIALTKKYGLNMALEGGDVSQVEIQAPNLPGALASGKLDAATLIHSQAYRALKSGDFRLIAETARDNNEIFKTRFVSAVNIGYPERLSKQPEAYVEFCRVFRESLKYAMANKAEVFGAVGKESGLEPDFFEWWFTKNSEVPGYFSEEHAKAITLFYEQARDLGVLKSYPDIRTLVWDKAPRA; from the coding sequence ATGCATCGTCGCAGTGTTCTGAAACTGGCCGCGCTGCCCGCCCTCTATGGGATCGCGGCACCTGTCCTGGCGCAGCAGCGCCCCACCATTACCTACGCGTATCTGCTGGACCCTGCCTATGACGTGGTCACCTGGGCCATGCGCAACGGCAAGGTGCCGTCTTCCACGATCGATGTCCAGGCGCGCGCGCTGGCGATTCCGCAATTGATACAGGCAACCTCGGCCAAGCAGTACGACGTCATCATGGCGGCCGTGGTCAGCCTGCCGGCCGCCGTGCAGCGCGGGTTGTCGGTGAACATCCTGGCCACGTCGCTGCGCGCCGCGCCGGCCGGTGAAGGGGCGGGCGTATGGGTGCCGCGCGATAGCGCGCTGAAGACGCCGCAGGACCTCAAGGGCAAGACGCTGGGATCCTATGGGCTGCGTTCCACCGGTTATACGCAGATCCGTATCGCGCTGACGAAAAAATACGGCCTGAACATGGCGCTGGAAGGCGGGGATGTCAGCCAGGTGGAGATCCAGGCGCCCAACCTGCCCGGTGCGCTGGCGTCGGGCAAGCTGGACGCCGCCACGCTGATACACAGCCAGGCCTACCGTGCGCTGAAGTCCGGGGATTTTCGCCTGATCGCCGAAACGGCGCGCGACAACAACGAGATATTCAAGACGCGCTTCGTCAGCGCCGTCAATATCGGCTATCCGGAACGCCTGTCCAAGCAGCCGGAGGCCTATGTCGAATTCTGCCGTGTGTTCCGTGAGTCCTTGAAATACGCCATGGCCAACAAGGCCGAGGTCTTTGGCGCGGTGGGCAAGGAAAGCGGCCTGGAGCCGGATTTCTTCGAATGGTGGTTCACCAAGAACTCCGAGGTGCCGGGCTACTTCAGCGAGGAACACGCCAAGGCCATTACGCTGTTCTACGAGCAGGCCCGGGACCTGGGCGTGCTGAAGTCCTATCCGGACATCCGCACCCTGGTCTGGGACAAGGCGCCGCGCGCCTGA